The following are encoded in a window of Sminthopsis crassicaudata isolate SCR6 chromosome 3, ASM4859323v1, whole genome shotgun sequence genomic DNA:
- the TEX30 gene encoding testis-expressed protein 30, whose translation MSNYSEVKVKIPFGNKSLDAVCSVPDKILTDQVLIYAVILTHGAAGDMNFPQLKSLASHLATHGILCLRFTCKGLNITHRIKAYKAVLEYLKTSDEYRLAGIFLGGRSMGSRAAASVMCQIEPEDVDDFIRGLICFSYPLHRPKQQHKLRNENLLLIKGPVLFVSGSADEMCEKKLLEKVAKTMKAPTKIHWVKKASHSMTVKGRSAEDVLKEINSRVLSWIQEIIELDKK comes from the exons ATGAGTAATTATTCTGAG GTTAAAGTGAAAATACCTTTTGGAAATAAGAGCCTGGATGCTGTTTGTTCTGTCCCTGACAAGATATTAACTGACCAAGTGTTAATATATGCAGTGATTCTTACTCATGGAGCTGCAGGAGATATGAATTTTCCTCAATTGAAATCACTGGCAAGCCATCTTGCGACCCATGGCATCTTGTGCCTGAGGTTTACTTGCAAAGGCCTCAATATTACACACAGGATAAAGGCATATAAAGCTGTTTTG GAATATCTGAAGACTTCAGATGAATACAGACTTGCAGGTATTTTCCTTGGAG GTCGTTCAATGGGTTCTAGAGCTGCTGCCTCTGTGATGTGTCAGATTGAACCGGAAGATGTAGATGACTTTATCCGAGGTCTCATTTGCTTTTCTTATCCCCTACACCGTCCAAAGCAGCAGCATAAGCTCAGGAATGAAAATTTGCTGCTTATCAAAGGCCCCGTGCTCTTTGTTTCAGGCTCAGCAGATGAGATGTGTGAAAAG aaattgcTGGAGAAAGTAGCAAAGACAATGAAAGCCCCTACTAAGATCCACTGGGTTAAAAAAGCCAGTCATTCCATGACCGTGAAAGGACGATCTGCAGAAGATGTTTTGAAGGAAATCAACTCGCGTGTTCTTTCTTGGATCCAAGAAATCATTGAGCTGGAcaagaaataa